Genomic DNA from uncultured Methanobrevibacter sp.:
GTGTGCTTGTTTGTGCAATGGTGATTGCTTCTGTTGGTCTTAACATGAGTTCAACTGCAGTCATTATCGGTGCAATGCTGATTTCACCTATAATGGGAAGTATTTTGGCGTCAGCATATGGAAGTGTTTCTGGTGATTATCCTCTGCTTCGAAATCATATGGTCGGTTTCGCTTTGCAGATTGCAATCAGTGTCACTGCAGCTTCAATTTATTTTTTCCTCTCTCCCGTTAAGGAACCGACTGTAGAACTGCTTGCAAGAACTTCCCCGTCTTTTTATGATGTACTCATTGCATTCTTCGGTGGAATTGCTGGAATCATAGGGCAAACCAGAGATGATAAAACAAACACTGTTATTCCAGGTGTTGCAATTGCAACTGCACTGATGCCTCCGTTATGTACCTGCGGATATTCTATTGCAAACGGCAGGCCGGACATGCTCCTTGGTGCAGGGTATCTGTTTATCCTTAATGCGTATTTCATCTTCTTGGCGGCATGTGTTATTCTTACTGTTTTGAAAATCCCGAAAGTAAAAGATATAACACCTAAACAATGGAAAATACGCCGTTTTATCATGATTCGAAATACAATTTTACTTGCGATACCTAGTATCATAGCGGTTTATTATATGGTGATTTAAGAAGTGGCATCTACTGGAGAAGTTGTGGCTGTTCTGCATCTTATTTGTATTCAAATACATTGGATAAAAGTAATATTAGCATTTAAATATCAATAATGATAAAAATTTAAATAGGTGATAAATTTGTTAGAAGTATATTTGCCTTTTATAGGGCTAATTATATTTGGAAATATAGAAAACCTGATTTTGGCATCACAGGGTGTTGTTCAGGGTGTGGATATTAAAATATTAGGTGGATTAAGTATAATTGCAGTAATCATATGGTTGATTATTGGAACCGTAGCAACAGAAGTTGCACTTCAATATTCAAACTACATCACATTCATCGGTGGTCTTGCGATTGTAATATTGGGTATTCAGGCAATATATGAAGCTGTCAAAAATATTAATGCAAAAAAAAGGGGCGAAAATCATGGTTAATTTAAGAGACTATGCTCCATTTACAGGTTTGCTTATTTTTGGAAACATAGAAAACTTGATTCTTGCATCACAAGGTGCAGTTGCACATGTTAATCCGTTCATTTTAGGGGGATTAAGTTTAATTGCTGTTGTAATATGGCTTTTACTTGGTGCATACGGAACAAAGGTAGCTATAAAATATGCCGATTATATTGAAATATTCGGTGGGGTAGCTATTATTATATTGGGTGTTCAATCAATGATTGAGGCTATGGGTGTATCTCTTTTCCCATAATCTCTTATTTTTTTTTAGTTTATTTTAAAAAATCAATCTATTCAAGTTTAAATGAACATTACTGTTTTTAACTGCATTAGATTTGATGAGAATAATGATTCGAATCAGGTAAAAAGGACAAACAGCTGAAAATATTTTTCATATAATAACCACTTTTCCGTGGAAAATTTATAAAATAAACTATTTTTTTCATCAATAATAATCTTTTTCATGTTCACTCATAATTGAATTTCATATACTAACCATTTTTTTAAAACGAATCTTGGCCAAAAAATTAAATTATCAAAACTCGTTAAAGTATAATTAATAAATATAATTAAATTTCAAAGCTTTAAAAATCATCATTAATGAAATCAACGAAATGTTTAATGATTCATCTGAAATGGGATATTATTCTATAAATTTGAAGATTGCAATAATGCTTGAATAAGTAAATTTATATACTATAAGAAATTAAAGTTACAATTAGTAACTAAAAGTAAGATTATTATAAGGAGGTTAATTACTTGGCATTTAAAGATTATTTTAAATTCAATAAAGATAAAACAACATTTATTTTCATTGGTGGAAAAGGAGGAGTTGGAAAAACTTCTGTATCTTCTGCTACTGCATTATGGTTGGCTGAACAAGGTAAAAAAACTTTAATTGTTTCTACTGACCCTGCACATTCACTTTCTGATTCACTTGAAGTTCCTATCGGCAACTATCCTCGTGAAATCAAAACAAATTTATTTGCAGTTGAAATCGATCCGGATGTGGCTATGGCTCAAAAACAAGCACAGCTAGAAGCTGAAAAAGCTGCAAATCCTGATGATTCCGGAGGACTTTTAGGCATGGACTTTTTAGCTGACCAATTGGATATGGCATCATCTTCACCTGGTGCTGATGAAGCTGCCGCATTTGAAATGTTCATGGCTGTAATGAATTCTGATGAATATGATGTTGTTGTTTTTGATACAGCACCAACTGGCCACACTTTGAGATTGCTGTCCTTCCCTGAAGTAATGGATTCATGGGTGGGTAAAATGATGATGCTTAAAGCAAAATTAGGTGGAGCAACTAATGCCTTAAAGAAAATCATGCCGTTTATGGATTCAGTTGATGATCCTCAAACTTCTGAAGACTTAAAAAGAACTAAAGAACAAATTGACAAAGCAAAAGAAGTATTATCTGACCCTAACAGAACAACCTTTAAAATGGTTGTAATTCCTGAAGAAATGTCAATTTATGAATCTGAAAGAGCTCTTGAAGCACTGGGCAAACATGATATCACTGTGGACAGCGTTATTGTAAATCAGGTAATGCCTGATATATGTGATTGCGAGTTCTGTCATTCAAGACATAAATTACAGCAAAAGCGTTTAGCTTTAATCGACCAAAAATTCCCAAACCAGCACGTTGCTGAAGTTCCTTTATTTAAGGATGAAGTTAAAGGTCAGGAAAAATTATTAAAATTAGCTCACATCTTATATGATGATGAGGACAACGATGAAGTTACTCAGGAAGCTATTCAGCTTTAAAAAATTAAAATAAGTTAAAATAAATAAATTTTAACTTTTATTCCTCTTTTTTTCTTCAAAAAACCATCCAAGACACATGCTGATAATGAATAATGCCAGTATTAGCAATCCGTCTGCAGTTGATCCTTTGCTTGTAAAATCCATATAGACGGAATTTACAAAGTATATTATAAAGAGAATTATTCCCACTATGCAGAATATAATTGATAATGTGCGGTTTTCATATTTTCCTCTGTACTTGACCAAAAATGTCATGGAAATGTATATTACGGCTAAAGCCAGCAAGAAAAGATATACAAATAAATATTTTGGCACTGCATATATGCAGAAAACTAATATTGCCATTAATATTGCTATAAATATTATTTCTATTTTATTCATCATATCACCTGCATTAGCTAATAAAGTAATTTACTAAATTAACACATATTATAATTCCTATCAGTGTTGTTATTGCACCGTTAAAGCGCATACCTAAACTCATCAGGATAATATTGTATAAAAGGCATATAATAAATATGACGTCTAGAATCTGCATTATTCTGGACTGTTTTTTAAAATATTCTATTATTTTCATTTCACCGCCTCCAGCTGCTGTCCCAATATTTCGAAGGCACGTTGAATGGGGTCCATGATTCGTCAGTGAAATATCTGTAGGTTTCATCTTTTGATAATTTCCGTGTTTGGCCTTCGCTGATATATAATGCATTATTCCTGTTCAGGGTCATATCGTTGTTGATTTCGACTTCTATATAATCGTATCCGCCTTTGCTGTTTGGAATATTGTAGATTTTACGGTTCTGCTGATAACCCGGTCTGGTTAAAGTAATTGTGTCCATGATAGTATGCCAATCTTTTTCATCAATAAATTCGTTTCTCGCATCCGATCCGGTTTGCTGTATGAAAACCATTGTGGATATCATTCCTAAACCTACTTTTGTAACGCCAGTTAGTACTTTGCCACCGATATTTGATAAAACTTTGTATGCCATTTTGCTCATGGGATGGATTTTGTCTAAAAAATCACCTACCTTATTTTTTGCCTGTGTAAATAGATTCAAAGCACTGTTGACTCCGCCTATGATATATTCGGGTATTTGTACAATGCTGCAGCAGTCACAATTCGTTGATATTGATGATCCCTTATATGTTGCATCGTTGTGGGAATAGATAACACTTGCAACACCGCTGGTTGTGTTGACGATGATGGCTGAGTTGCTTCCGTCTTCTGCCAGTATATACATCATTTCGCCTATCTGCGCCATGCTGCTTTTGTTGTTGTTCATGGCTATGAAAATATTGTCCTGTGAGTTTGTAACGAAATCATAATATCTCTCAGAAATCGAATCCAGACAGTACTCCTCAATATTTGGCAGCTGAAGTGAATTTATAAGCCTGAATAAAGTAATGTTTTCCTCATTTCCTTTAACGTCCATTCCCATATCTGCATTTAAAATATTCAAATATGTATCTTCAAGATTAATTCCCCCAAGTATGGTCACTGCGTGCCCTCTTTTCCAAGTCACGTCAAATTTGGAAGAATATTCATCGGCTAGTTTGTCTGCAAGCCATGTAGTCTCAAGTGAAATCAGATGCATTCCATAAGCATTCATCACTCCAAATCTGTCCAAGTAAAGTTTTTTGCTGTCTTCCCAATTCTTCAGGATGTTTGGAGTAATTTTCCCGGTAATGATGCTGTAGGCCTGTAAAACCTCGAAACCTATGCTTTTTCGATATTTTTCAGCTAATCCATAGCTTATTGTTTCTCTTTTTTCAAGTTCTTCCCTGCCGTTGACAGTGAATTTGGTAATTATGTCTTCTTTTGGAATGCGTCCTTCAATGCTGTTTCCAAAATATGTAAATGTAACCGGCGTATTTGAATTTACAAATTTTATGGAATTCGTATTGTGGTTTGTAATTTCATCATAGCTTTTATAGTTAAAATCATATATTGTCTTCTGGTAGAATTTTGACAGGCTATATTTCAATCCCATCTCATCAAAATTTTGTGTCATTACATTAACGCGAGCGGTTATTTTGTCATTTTGCAAATATGTAAATGTTTCACTGTTTTGAAGGCCTTTATCTGCATAAAATCCGAATAATTCAACATTCCCTTTGGTGCTGGACTGATAGTCGATTTGTGTAAACCCTTTTGTTTTTGAAATTATTATTCCGTTGCCCTTTAAATTGTTTCTCTTTGTGTCGCTTATCACGGGACTTCCGTCAAAGGGTATGAGATGGTATTTGTATCCGATAATTGTTGATGTCACTCCGTCAAATTTAACGTTTGAAAAAAGATGGCTTTTGCCGTTGATTTCAATTGTGAAAATCTCGTTTTTCGGCATTTTTATTATGCCGTACAGTCCGCTTTTAAGAGTGTATACGGAATTTTCAAAGACATGGGTGGTTGTCACATTAACATAGTCCGGAATTAATATTCTATGTGTGAATCTGGATGTTTTTATTAGTTCGTTTACTGTTATCTTATTGGTTGATTTTAGATTTGTATATTGGGTTGTTACTGTGTATTCTCCAGGATTCAAACTTAATTCAATTGATGCTGTTCCTTTGCTGTTTGTTGTTTTTGTATAAGTTTTGCCGGCTGCCTTTATTGTTACTTTCTGCTTGGCTGACGCTTTTCCGCTGCTGTCAAGAATTTTCACATTGAATCTGGCCTTTTTGTTTTCACTGACTGTGAGGTCATCTGTGACAATCAGAGATTTTATTGTAACTGTTTTTGTAATTGTCTCTGAAGTCTTTGAATTTGTCAGTGAAATGCTATATGTTCCGGGCTTTAAATCAACTGCAAGTTTTGCAGCACCTTTCTTGTTTGTTTTTACAGAATATGTTTTGCTGTTTAATTTAAACTTTATTGAAGTGTCTTTCACTACCTTTCCCTTTTTATCATAAAAGGTGGCCGTGTAGGATGCTGTATTTTTGTAGTATTTTGTAAAATCACTGGCTTTTATGGTACTTTTGATTGTTACTGTGCTTTTAGCGCTTGCAGACTGGAATTCACTGTTTCCGCTACAGCTTGTTAAAACAGTATATTTTCCACTTTTTAAATTGAGATTTAAAGAAACCTTTCCCGTTTTGTCCGTAGTTTTTGTATATGTCTCTCCGTTGATTTGAATTTTAATTTTTGCGTTTGAAATTACCTTTTTTTGATATTTTAAAGTTGCACTAAATTTGCTTCCGTCCTTATAGTACATATTCACATTTGGAGCACTTATCGTAATCTTTTTCTTTGCCGCATCAGCTTTTGGAGCTGTGGACGCTGCACTTATTTTCTCGTCATTAATTGCCTTCAGTTCGTTGCTGCTTTCTACATTAACTTTACATAAATCCTCTTGAGGATCAGGTTGTGATATAATTTGTGATGTTTCATTTCTATTATCCGCAGCAGATACTGCCGTAATTAAAAACAGAAGTAAGAAAATGAAACATATGGCGTTTATTTTTTTATTCATATAATCTACCTTAACTGTCAATTTTTTAAAATCAACAATTAAAGTATGAAATCTTGTATATATGAACTTTATTTTTAAAATTAAATAGTAAATGACTTTTAAAATGAATTTAGAGGATAAATAATCCTAATATATGACAATTATGCACATATAGGTAAATTCACTTGAAGCAATCTCTTTCAGGGTGGACTCAACAATTCTCTCATCCGGGTAACTCAGCCTTTCACAGACTACAACTTTCCTGTCTGCTTCAACGCCATTGTCAATAAGGAATTGGGCCATGTCCTTTACCTTTCTTGAAGGAAGTGCTATTGTCACTTTTCCATTGTTTATGACTGGCAGGATGTCTTCAATGTTTTCCCTTCCGTGGAAGGTCATTACATTTGCATTGTCCCATTGGATATGGCATCTTGCAGCCGCAAGCTGAAGGGAGCTGATTCCTGGTATGACTTCAATATTTTCTTTAGGAAAGTTTAATTCACCTGATAATCTTAAAACAGTATTTAAAACTCCTGAAAAACCGGGGTCTCCAGTTGATAAAATTGACACGGTATTTCCGTCACATGCCAGCTGGACTCCTTTTTTCAGGGTGTTTATCAGTTCCTTTACATTGAATGCGATTGTATTTTGCACATCATCAAACAGATCAATTGCACGTGTGCTTCCAACGGTGTAGTCACTTGCTTTAACAGTATCAATCGCTTTTTTAGTCAGATATTCACTTGCGCCGGGTCCGATTCCAATAATATAAATTTTACCATCCATTTTAATCATCAATCTCTAAAGTTTCTTTAAATGATTCTTTCAGGGCATCACGTGTCTCGTCGGAGTAACTATGGTCTTTATCATTCTGTAGTGTAAACATGGCGAGTTCGTAGATGATTTTATTGAGGGATTTGCCGTATTCAGTTAAATAATATTCTGTAGTTATGGGACTTATATTTAAAACCTGTTTTTCAATCAGTCCGTTCTTTTCAAGTTCTTTTAAGCAATTTGATAAAACTTTATTGCTCAAATCAGGCTTGTCTTCTTTAAATTCCTTAAAGTGCTTTTTTCCAAAAAACATGTCTCTGATAATTTGAACCATCCATTTCTTGTTGATTAAATTCAAGGTTCTGTCGACAGGACATACAATTTTCCCTTCCATAATTGATAATTTGGATTAATTATTATATATTAGTTACTTTTTGGTTACATGGTTTCCTAAAAGTTACAAAAATCATTTAAATAGTGAAAATAAATTAATATTAACGAATTAGGAGGGGGTTAAATGAATAGGGAAGAACAATTGGATTATTTGATTAATTACCTGATAGATGAACGTGATGAGCTGATTGACATTCCGGAAAATTATCAGGATAAAAGAAATTTGCTTCGCGCACTGATGAATATAAGAATGCCTTGTGAAGTTTCTGATGAATTTTTAAAAATTCAGGATGATTTTTTAACCGCCGAGACATTAAGCAAAGACTTGACGTCAGCTGATGATATTGAGGATGTAAATGGTAAGATAATGCTTTGGCAGGGTGATATTGTTACTTTAAAGGTTGATGCAATTGTCAATGCGGCAAATTCAAAGCTATTGGGATGTTTTATACCGATGCATAACTGCATTGACAATGTAATCCATTCTGCTGCAGGTCTGCAGTTAAGACAGGACTGCGATGAAATTATGCAGGTGCAGGGTCATGATGAAGCTACAGGCAAGGCCAAAATCACAAAGGCATATAATCTGCCTTCAAAATATGTGATTCACACTGTGGGTCCTGCAATTCCTCAAGGCAAAAAACCATCTAAAAAGGATTGCGATGCCCTAAAAGGTTGCTATCAGTCATGTCTGGAGATTGCCAGTGAATATAAATTGAAATCATTGGCCTTTTGCGGAATTTCAACTGGAGTGTTTAATTTTCCACAGGATTTGGCAGCTCAAATCGCAACAAAAACTGTAGAAGAATATTTAAAATCAAATGAAACTACCTTAAAACATGTAATTTTTAATGTATTTTCACAAGACGCATATTTAACTTATAAAAAATTATTATTTGGAGATTAACATGGAAAAATTTGTACAAAGACTGGATAAAGCTAAAAAAGCTATTGATAATGCTGATTATATACTCATTGGTGCAGGTGCGGGCCTTTCAACTGCAGCAGGGATTGACTATACTGGAGAAAGGTTTAGGAAATATTTCGATGATTTCATTGAGGAATATGGATTTACTGACATGTATTCATCAGGATTTTACCCATTTAAAAGCTCTGAGGAAAAATGGGCTTATTGGGCAAGACATATTTTTGCAAACAGATATGATGTAGGTAAGACTGACGTATATCAAAAGCTATTGAAACTGGTTGAAGATAAGAATTATTTTGTTTTAACAACCAATGTGGAGCATCAGTTTTGGATAAACGGTTTTGACGATTCTAAAATATTTGCAACACAGGGCGATTACGGGTTGCTTCAGTGTTCTAAAGCATGTCACAAAAAATTATATCCGAACAAATCACAGGTATTTGAATGGCTTGACAAAACTGAAAATTTCAGAATTCCGAAAGAACTGGTACCTGAATGTCCTGTCTGCGGTGAGGAGATGGATCTTAATTTAAGAAAGGACAATTTATTTGTTGAAGATGAAAAATGGCATGAAATGCATAAAAATTACGCTGATTTTTTAAAAAAAGCTGATGGAAATATTGTCTTTTTGGAATGCGGTGTCGGTTTTAATACACCTGCAATTATAAGATATCCTTTTGAACAGATGACTTATGATAATCAAAATGCAACATTGATTAGATTGAATAAAGGTTTTCCTGATGCAATTCCTGAAAATAAAGATAAAACAATAAGTTTTGATGAAAATATTGAGGATATCCTTGATAATTGGCTTTCAAGAATTTAGGATTTCTTCCTCTTTTTTAAGGAATCTGTAAATGGATTCTGCACCGACAAGTTCGCCGGGGTCCTGCCACTGTGAAGGATATAATATAAACGGTCGGGTCTGGTCTCCTCCAAGACCGCCGTGTGATCCAATCAGTTCTTCAAATGCACACACTTCATTATGTTTTTCATCATAAAAACTGTTGACCATGATATCCGGCATATTTTTAAATGAATTCTGGCGTTTGAGATGTTTAGGGGCATTTTTTCCAAAGCCTTTAAGAGGATTTTCACCTACCACTCTGTCACTGTCCAAATAATAAATTCCATTTTGCCCTATAACCATTCCTCCGTTTGCTATTGAATTGACCAAAATAAATCCGATTCCTGAATGTTTTACAAGACCCGGAATCAAATCAGGAAAGAGCATTACAATTTCCTCATAGTTCAGGCGTTCTTTCCATTGTGTAAGATAAATAAGGCCCAGGTTTCCAGAACCTAAAACAATTAATTCAGAATTCTTTGCTTTTTTTGTACTTATTTCAATACTTTCATGGCCTTTAATATAATCCAGGCTGTTGGAATAACTTTTTTTCAGTTTTTCGTATTTTTCATTTTCAAAAATAATTGCAGGCTTCATATTGTCAATATTTTCTTTAATGTCCTGCAGTGATTTTCTATCTTCAAATAAATCATCAGAAATATTTCCAAATTTATTTTTAATGTTTCTTATTTGTTTATTTTCAGGAATTACTGCATCTCTAAAGTGGTCAATATTATATTCATTTTTAAATACCTTCATATCGTCAGGAAGGAATCTTCTCACATAGTTTCCTAGTGTAATTCCGTATCTTTGTTTGAATGTGGCTCCATTTGACTGGCCATGGTCTGATAAAACAACAATCTGATAATCTCTGTCACTCATTTCTATTGCGGATTTGATGATTGAAAACTGCAAATCGATGTTTTTTAAAGCTCCCCAAACGTCATTGTCCTGAACTCCTGAGTGATGAGCTATTTCGTCATAACCCATATAGGTTGCATATGCGCTGTCAATATCTCCTTTCAGTATTTCACTTATTAAAACATCTGTTGTAACTTCTCTTAAAACCACATTAGCTCCCGCTCTGACGGCTGCATAAACAATTGTTCTTCTAAGGCGGGGATGCTTTTTTTTCACATAATTGGCTATTTGAGATTTGATTTCCAGAAGCATGTCCCATAAAAACAGCACAAATACTCTTTGAAAGTGATAGGCATCCAAAAATACTGTATTTAATGTATTATTGTGTACGTAGGTAAATCCTCTTAATTTTGATGATGTTAATGTGTGGATTTTACTGTCTCCTGAAAACATGTTAGTAATGCTGATTCCATTCGTAAGTAAACCTTTGCCATTGCTTATAACCTTTTCAATTTTCGGTGCATCACTTAATTTTCCTGAAACGATAATTTTATTGTCATTTTCCTTTTCAACCCATCTGTATGCTACAATATCCTTATTGTTGCCGTGCAGTATTCCTGCCTGACTGGCTCCGGTTTGAGAGGACAAATCGGTTTCCCATTCTTTAAGAGTATGTGTTTTTTCATCCATCCACTTTTCAAGATTCGGCATGACTCCTTTTGAAATCGCTTTTTTTAGAGTATTTATGGAAAGACCATCTATTTCAATCATTATAAGTCCTGATGAAACTTTTTGGCTGGGTGTTTTTTGTTTTAATGCATAGTTTAAAATATTTTTAATGTAGCTGTCATAATAGTTGGTGTGTGTGATGTTTGTAACGAATGTGGTGACTACTGCCATCATTATAGGGGCCTGGAAAATTCCGTAAAATCCGGCATGTGCTCCGGGAATAAAATATGTCACAATATAAAAAACAAATCCGTTTAATAAAATTGAACCGACTCCGAACGTAAAAATGATAATCTTCATTAAAAATCGTCTGAATAGTGGCCATAATAGTGCGTTGGCTATAGCTATTGCTATTACAATTATTACTGCATTATACCATGGACCAACTGTAAAGTCCGTACTGATATAGTCCACTGCATATATGGTGACAACATTTGATATGAATATTAATCCGGTAGTAATTATTGTCCTTAGGGAAGAAATTATCCGATTTTTAATCATTCTATCTTAATTCGTTGTTTTTTACTGGTTTTCAAGGAAATTATTGTAATTTCAGGTTTACAGTTAATTCTTATTCTGAAGGAATTTGTACCAAGGCCTTTACTTGTGTATTGAGTCATGTTTCCAACTTTGTAAAGTCCAACCGGATATTTTGTTGAGTTTGGTCCTCTGAATGGTGTTGTTTCAAATTTTGGAATTATAAACTGTCCTCCGTGGGAATGGCCTGAAATCTGAAGGTCAAATAATCCTGTTTGGGAAGATTCATTGGCGAAATCTGGCTCATGAGCAAGTAAAATGCTTGGAATACCTTTTGGAAGTTTAGCGATTACTTCATCCAGGTTGTCTGC
This window encodes:
- a CDS encoding DUF389 domain-containing protein, whose translation is MSLKEQNETVKEKIKKAFSLSEDSASNEEIRSRLLDGGRVTGTNMCVLVCAMVIASVGLNMSSTAVIIGAMLISPIMGSILASAYGSVSGDYPLLRNHMVGFALQIAISVTAASIYFFLSPVKEPTVELLARTSPSFYDVLIAFFGGIAGIIGQTRDDKTNTVIPGVAIATALMPPLCTCGYSIANGRPDMLLGAGYLFILNAYFIFLAACVILTVLKIPKVKDITPKQWKIRRFIMIRNTILLAIPSIIAVYYMVI
- a CDS encoding ArsA family ATPase; this translates as MAFKDYFKFNKDKTTFIFIGGKGGVGKTSVSSATALWLAEQGKKTLIVSTDPAHSLSDSLEVPIGNYPREIKTNLFAVEIDPDVAMAQKQAQLEAEKAANPDDSGGLLGMDFLADQLDMASSSPGADEAAAFEMFMAVMNSDEYDVVVFDTAPTGHTLRLLSFPEVMDSWVGKMMMLKAKLGGATNALKKIMPFMDSVDDPQTSEDLKRTKEQIDKAKEVLSDPNRTTFKMVVIPEEMSIYESERALEALGKHDITVDSVIVNQVMPDICDCEFCHSRHKLQQKRLALIDQKFPNQHVAEVPLFKDEVKGQEKLLKLAHILYDDEDNDEVTQEAIQL
- a CDS encoding carboxypeptidase-like regulatory domain-containing protein, which gives rise to MNKKINAICFIFLLLFLITAVSAADNRNETSQIISQPDPQEDLCKVNVESSNELKAINDEKISAASTAPKADAAKKKITISAPNVNMYYKDGSKFSATLKYQKKVISNAKIKIQINGETYTKTTDKTGKVSLNLNLKSGKYTVLTSCSGNSEFQSASAKSTVTIKSTIKASDFTKYYKNTASYTATFYDKKGKVVKDTSIKFKLNSKTYSVKTNKKGAAKLAVDLKPGTYSISLTNSKTSETITKTVTIKSLIVTDDLTVSENKKARFNVKILDSSGKASAKQKVTIKAAGKTYTKTTNSKGTASIELSLNPGEYTVTTQYTNLKSTNKITVNELIKTSRFTHRILIPDYVNVTTTHVFENSVYTLKSGLYGIIKMPKNEIFTIEINGKSHLFSNVKFDGVTSTIIGYKYHLIPFDGSPVISDTKRNNLKGNGIIISKTKGFTQIDYQSSTKGNVELFGFYADKGLQNSETFTYLQNDKITARVNVMTQNFDEMGLKYSLSKFYQKTIYDFNYKSYDEITNHNTNSIKFVNSNTPVTFTYFGNSIEGRIPKEDIITKFTVNGREELEKRETISYGLAEKYRKSIGFEVLQAYSIITGKITPNILKNWEDSKKLYLDRFGVMNAYGMHLISLETTWLADKLADEYSSKFDVTWKRGHAVTILGGINLEDTYLNILNADMGMDVKGNEENITLFRLINSLQLPNIEEYCLDSISERYYDFVTNSQDNIFIAMNNNKSSMAQIGEMMYILAEDGSNSAIIVNTTSGVASVIYSHNDATYKGSSISTNCDCCSIVQIPEYIIGGVNSALNLFTQAKNKVGDFLDKIHPMSKMAYKVLSNIGGKVLTGVTKVGLGMISTMVFIQQTGSDARNEFIDEKDWHTIMDTITLTRPGYQQNRKIYNIPNSKGGYDYIEVEINNDMTLNRNNALYISEGQTRKLSKDETYRYFTDESWTPFNVPSKYWDSSWRR
- a CDS encoding cobalt-precorrin-7 (C(5))-methyltransferase is translated as MDGKIYIIGIGPGASEYLTKKAIDTVKASDYTVGSTRAIDLFDDVQNTIAFNVKELINTLKKGVQLACDGNTVSILSTGDPGFSGVLNTVLRLSGELNFPKENIEVIPGISSLQLAAARCHIQWDNANVMTFHGRENIEDILPVINNGKVTIALPSRKVKDMAQFLIDNGVEADRKVVVCERLSYPDERIVESTLKEIASSEFTYMCIIVIY
- a CDS encoding helix-turn-helix domain-containing protein; protein product: MEGKIVCPVDRTLNLINKKWMVQIIRDMFFGKKHFKEFKEDKPDLSNKVLSNCLKELEKNGLIEKQVLNISPITTEYYLTEYGKSLNKIIYELAMFTLQNDKDHSYSDETRDALKESFKETLEIDD
- a CDS encoding protein-ADP-ribose hydrolase, which gives rise to MNREEQLDYLINYLIDERDELIDIPENYQDKRNLLRALMNIRMPCEVSDEFLKIQDDFLTAETLSKDLTSADDIEDVNGKIMLWQGDIVTLKVDAIVNAANSKLLGCFIPMHNCIDNVIHSAAGLQLRQDCDEIMQVQGHDEATGKAKITKAYNLPSKYVIHTVGPAIPQGKKPSKKDCDALKGCYQSCLEIASEYKLKSLAFCGISTGVFNFPQDLAAQIATKTVEEYLKSNETTLKHVIFNVFSQDAYLTYKKLLFGD
- a CDS encoding phage holin family protein, with amino-acid sequence MIKNRIISSLRTIITTGLIFISNVVTIYAVDYISTDFTVGPWYNAVIIVIAIAIANALLWPLFRRFLMKIIIFTFGVGSILLNGFVFYIVTYFIPGAHAGFYGIFQAPIMMAVVTTFVTNITHTNYYDSYIKNILNYALKQKTPSQKVSSGLIMIEIDGLSINTLKKAISKGVMPNLEKWMDEKTHTLKEWETDLSSQTGASQAGILHGNNKDIVAYRWVEKENDNKIIVSGKLSDAPKIEKVISNGKGLLTNGISITNMFSGDSKIHTLTSSKLRGFTYVHNNTLNTVFLDAYHFQRVFVLFLWDMLLEIKSQIANYVKKKHPRLRRTIVYAAVRAGANVVLREVTTDVLISEILKGDIDSAYATYMGYDEIAHHSGVQDNDVWGALKNIDLQFSIIKSAIEMSDRDYQIVVLSDHGQSNGATFKQRYGITLGNYVRRFLPDDMKVFKNEYNIDHFRDAVIPENKQIRNIKNKFGNISDDLFEDRKSLQDIKENIDNMKPAIIFENEKYEKLKKSYSNSLDYIKGHESIEISTKKAKNSELIVLGSGNLGLIYLTQWKERLNYEEIVMLFPDLIPGLVKHSGIGFILVNSIANGGMVIGQNGIYYLDSDRVVGENPLKGFGKNAPKHLKRQNSFKNMPDIMVNSFYDEKHNEVCAFEELIGSHGGLGGDQTRPFILYPSQWQDPGELVGAESIYRFLKKEEEILNS